AGGCTTCCCGGCCACGCAGATAGCGCATTCCCGGGAGCTGTTCAACCCCCCCCTGGAGTTCCAAGTGCAACAAAATAGCGGAAAGCTCCATGGGTGTCAAGCCGGTTTTCCGCGCTAATTCATCGATGTGGAGCGGTTCCCGGTCGAGGTTCCGGTAGACGGTCAGAGCTGTTCCCGAGAGCTTTTCCAAGAGGGAATCTTCCTTTTGCCGTTGCCCGCGGGAAGGGGTTCCCGGCCAGAGGACTTCGAGGATGTCGGCGGGTTCGGTGACCAGATGGGCGCCCTCTTTGAGCAGGCGGTTGACCCCGCCGCTCGTTTCGGCGTAGACCGGCCCGGGCACGGCGAAGACCTCACGTCCCTGTTCCAGGGCGAAGTCGGCGGTGATCAGTGAACCGCTCCCCTCGGCCGCCTCGACGATCAGCACCCCCTGGGCGAGACCGCTGATAATACGGTTGCGGGCGGGGAAGTGTCCGGCCAGCGGGGCCGTTCCCGGGGGATACTCGGAGAGGAGCGCCCCTTCTTCGGCGATGCGCTGGAAGAGGCGGCGGTTTTCGGGGGGATAGACCTGATCGATGCCGCAGCCGAGCACGGCGACAGTTTGCCCCGACCCGCGCAGGGCCCCTTCGTGGGCCGCCGTATCGATCCCCCGGGCGAGGCCGCTGACAATGGCGATCCCGCGGGAGGCGAGCTCGGCGCAGATTTCGTCGGTGAGGCGCCGACCGGCGGCCGAGGCCCGGCGGGCGCCGACCACCGCCAGGGCCGGTTGATCGGTCAGACGGCCGCGCCGGTAGAGCAGGGCAGGCGGGTCAGGGAGCTGGCGCAGCAGGGGAGGATAATCCGCCTCGTCCCAGAAGCTGATGAGGCGGATGTCGTCGCGCTCCAGCAACTCCTCGGCCTGGCGCAGAAGCGGGGCATCGGCGGCGGGCAGGGCTTCGGCCACCGTCGGCCGGATCCCCGCCCGGCGGGTCCAGTCTCGGGGGGCGGCGGCGAGAATCGCCTCGGGGGAGGCGAAGGCCGTCATCAGCCGGTTCAGCCCGACGCGTCCCAATCCCCGGGTGAGATGCAGTCGCAGCCAGGCGCGTTCCACAGCCGTTGGCATCGGTCCCTCCATGTGTTCGCAAAATTAAAGAAGGATTGAAGTCTCCCTCAATCCTTCTTTGCAATCCACTACCGTTTGTTTCCGCTCTATTCTAAGACCGTCGACATACGATCCCCCCGGTAGAGGGGTTCGGCGATTTTCAGCACCAGGGCCGAGGCGGCGCGGGGATGGGTCTCGATGACCACCGCCGCGCCGAGGAGGACGTCGGGGAGTTTGAGCCCCGAGGTGTTCAGTCCCAGGGCCGAGGCGTCCCGGGGGCGGGTGATGTTGAGCAGATTGCCGACCTGCAGGCCGTCGTCGCTGCCGAGATCGAGATAGACGATGTCGTACTGGCTGATGGCGAGTTTGCTGTCGTGGGCTTCGATCAGGGTGCCGGTCAGCGCGCTGGTCGCCCGCTTCAGGTCGATGGATGCCTGGGCCGGCTGGTAGGGACGCAACCGCGCGCCGCGCTCGATCTCCTGGTAGGCCTTATCAATTTCCCCCGTCGCCACCTCCTCATTGATGGCAACGATGCGCACCGTGCCGATATCCTCGACAAGATAGCCGACCTTTCGGCCAGTCAGGGGATGAGTGACCGGATCACCGACATCGAAGAGAGAGTAGAGATCGCCGGGCTGAACCGATTCCAGGTTCTTGATGTCGAGGAAGACCGTTTCGCCGCTGGCGATGAGCAGGCGGTTGTCGGTGGTATCGACCAGGGTGCCGGCGGCGTTGAATTCGTCTTCGCTGATGAAGCCGCGTCCCGCCCGCTGGATGGTGATGGTCGTTGCCTCGGCCGGTTCCGGCCGGGTTTCGGGTGCGGTGGTTTCCGCCGCGGTCTCGGCGACCGGCACCAACTGCACGCGGCCGTCGTAGATGGTGATTTCCTGGCCGGGATAAATCAGGTGGGGATTGGTCAGATCCGGATTGTTCGACCACAGGCTCGGCCAGTAATAGGGATCCTTGAGAAACTTTTGGGAGATCCCCCAGAGGGTGTCCCCCTTCTTGATGACGTAGGTCTGGATTTCCCCCTGGGCGAAAGCAAAGAGGGGCCAGAGGAGCAGGGCGAGCAGCAGGGTGGGTTTGGCGAGGCGCATGAGTTCCCCCAGGTTGAGGTGTGACGAAAATCAGTTTCGGTTCAGGCTGTGCGCCGCCCGGCTATCCGGATAGCGACTGCTCAGGGCCTGCAACGCGGCGTCGGCATGTTGCGTATTGCCCAGCTGTTTCAGGGCTTCGGACATTTTGAGCAGGGCGTCGGGGGCTTTGCTCCCCTTTGGGTGGTTTTCCACCGCGCGTTTGAAGGCTGCGACCGCCTCTTCGTAGCGCTTTTGGCTGTAGAAGCATTCTCCGAGCCAATATTCGGCGTGGCCGGCATATTCATGCTCGGGATAGTGCCGCAGGAAGTTCTGAAAGCCGTCGACCCCCCGGGCGAAGCGCCCGGCGGCGTAGTGGGAAAAGGACTGCCGGTAGAGCTCGGCGGCGCTGTCTGGCTCCTCTTTGTCGGCGGGGGAGGGCGTGATCGTCGCGGGGAAAGACGTCATTTCCCCTGCGGAGGTGACCATTTTGGTTGCTTCTTCCGGCGCGGAGGCGAGCGTACGCTCTTCTTGGGCCTGCAGCCGCTCTTCGAGATTCGCCAGTTTGGTCTCCTGCCCGTCGACGCGCTCGGCCAGCTGCTGTTGGGCCTGGCGCAAGGCGGCAAGATCCCGCTCGATGGGAGACAGGTCGACGGCCGGACGGGGAGTGAGACAGCCGGTCAGTCCGGTGAGAAGAAGTCCTGAGAAAAGCAGGATGCCAAGATGACGAAACATACGTTTTCCCTCCCTCATAAAAAAATCGCGTCGTCGCGCGCAATAGCTAAAAAAATATAAATTTTTTAAGCCCTTGTCAAGATGGAACGGATTTTCACCGCTGCCGTCGTTCGGACAGGTCCTTGCCATTTTCAGCAGATTTTGTGGTATTCTCCGGGCATTTCCCGAAAAGGATGAAAGAGAACATGTCCCTCCCTGAACTGCTTGCTCCCGCCGGCAGGCCGGAAAAACGGTCCCTCCCCGAACTGCTCGCTCCCGCCGGCAGGCCGGAAAAACGGTCTTTCCCTGAACTGCTTGCTCCCGCCGGCAGGCCGGAAAAACAGTCTTTCCCCGAACTGCTCGCTCCCGCCGGCGACCCGGAAAAACTCCGGGTGGCTTTCGACTACGGGGCCGATGCCGCCTATCTCGGCGGCGAAGATTTCGGCCTGCGCGCCCCGGCGGGAAAATTCGATCTCGAGGCCCTGGCCCGCGCCCGGGAGCTGGCGAAGCGACTGGGCAAGCGCCTTTATCTGACCCTCAACGCCTACCTGCGTCAAGCGGATCTGGCTCGGCTGGAAGATTATCTCGAAGCCCTCAAGCCTCTCGATTTCGACGCCTACATCGTCGCCGACCCCGGTGTTCTCGCCCTGGTCCGGCAACTCGATCCGGGTCGGGAAATCCATCTTTCGACCCAGGCCAATACCACCAATGGCGCGGCGGCGCGTTTCTGGGCGGCGGCGGGAGCGCGGCGGATCAATCTCGCCCGGGAATTGTCTCTGGAGGAGATCGCCGCCATCGGCTGCGAGACGGAGGTGGAACTGGAGGTCTTCGTCCATGGCGCGATGTGCGTCGCCTATTCCGGGCGCTGCCTGCTCTCGGCGGCCATGACCGGTCGCAGTGCCAATCAGGGGGCCTGCGCCCACCCCTGCCGCTGGCGCTACGCCCTGGTCGAGGAGACCCGCCCCGGGGAATATTTCCCCATCGAGGAGGATGACCGGGGCTCCTATCTGCTCAATAGCCGCGACCTCTGCCTGATCGAGCATCTGCCCGCGCTGATCCAGGCCGGGGTCCACAGCCTGAAAATCGAAGGGCGGATGAAGACGGTCTACTATCTGGCGGCGGTCACCCGGGTCTATCGGGCCGCCCTCGACCGCTACCGGGACGATCCGTCAAACTACCGCTGCGATCCTCTCTGGCTTGAGGAACTGGAAAAAGTCAGCCATCGGCCTTACGACACCGGCTTTCTCTTCGGCGGAGCGGAAGCCAGGGTGCACACCGCCGACTCCAAATATCGCCGCACCTACGATTTCGTCGGCGTGGTGCGCGAATGTTTTGCCGATGGCCGAGCGCTGGTCGAAGGACGCAACCGCTTTTTCCCCGACGAGACCCTGGAACTGATCGGGCCGGGCATGCGCCAGGGATGTTTCACCGTCGGCGAACTGCGAAGCGAAACGGGGGACGTTCTGGCTGCCGGTCAGCCGAACGGGCGCATCCTCATGGCGCTGCCGGTCGGGGCGCAGGTCGGCGACCTGCTGCGGCGACAAGGGCGGGGGGATTGACGAAATGACGGAGGGTCCTTGAGCACCTTTCTCTATTCCCCCGCCGGGCGCCTGACCAAAAGCCTGATCCTGGCCCTGCTCATCGTTCTGCTCTGCCTTTTCAGCAAAGGGGAAGATCTGCTGCTCGATGCCCTCCCCTTTGCCCTGCTCGCCGGCTACCATCTGGTCACCGACCGCCGTTTCACCATCGAGCAGATCCAGTCCGCCGGGCTGATGACGGCCCACGTCGGTCTTTATCTACTCCTTTGTACCCTGATCATTTGGGCGACGACCGGCGAGGAGGAGAGCGTCTACTGGATCGTCTATTTCCTCCCCATCACGGTCGCCGCCTCCAATCTCAACCTGCGCCTGACCCTGTTGACCTGCACCCTGGCCACAGTTCTCTTTTTCAGCCAGATTCCCGCGACCCTCTACCTTGACCCAAAGCAGCGACACGAAGAGCTGCCGGAATTTCTCGTCTTCGGCATCACCTTTTTCATCGTCGGACTGCTGGTGCAGAGTTTTACCGACAGCCACCGGCGGCAGCTGGCGGCGGAAAAAGACCTGAATGAGCGTTTGCTGGCCAATCAGGCGGCACTGAAGGAGTCTCTGGCCCGGCTGGAGGCCGCTGAGGAATCCCTGCGGCGCAGCGAACGTCTGGCCGCCCTGGGGGAAATGTCGGCAGGCATCGCCCATGAAATCCGCAACCCGCTCGGGATCATCTCTTCCTCGGCGCAGCTCATCGACAGCAGGCTCGCCGGAACTTCCGACAGCGTGCGCCAGTTGCTCGACATCATCCTGGAAGAAAGTTCCCGCATCAACGGCCTGGTGACCGATTTCATCGCCTTCGGCCGTCCCGCCGAGCCGGTACCGAGCCCCACCGATCTGCGTGCCCTATTGCGGCGGGTGGCCGCCCATGGCGAGGGGCTGGCCAGGCAGCAGGGGACAACGCTCGAAGTCGAGGAGGAGACGACGCCCCTTCTTGCCGCCGTCGACGGCGACCTGATGCAGCAGGTGCTGCTCAATTTGCTGCTCAATGCCCTGGCGGCGGTCGGCACCAACGGGCACATCCGATTGCGGGCCAGTCGTCGTGGTGAACAAGTCTGCCTGGAGGTGGAAGATGACGGCTGCGGCATTGGGCCGGAGTTGCACGGCAAGATTTTCGATCCCTTTTTTACCACCAAAGATCAGGGGACGGGGCTGGGCCTGGCCAACGCCAGCCGCATCGTCGAGGCCCACGGCGGCAAGCTGGGGGTGCGCAGCGCGCCCGGGGCGGGGGCGGTCTTTACCGTCTGCCTGCCGGTTTTGGAGGAGTAGCCCATGGCCCATATTCTGGTGGTCGACGATGAAAAGAACTATCGTGCGGTCCTCGCGCATCTGCTGGAAGACGCCGGCCATCGGGTATCGACGGCGGACAACCCCTTTGCCGGGCTGGAACTGCTCGGCCGCGAAAGCGTGGCGCTGATCCTCTCCGACCTGCGGATGCCGCGCATGGACGGCCTGGCTTTTCTCGAAGAGGTGCGGCGAGAGGTGGGGGACGTCCCCTTCGTGGTGCTGACTGCTTTCGCTACGGTGGAGACGGCGCTGACGGCGATGAAAGCTGGGGCTTTCGATTATCTGCTGAAGCCCTGCAAGAATGACGAAATTCTGCTGGTCGTCGAAAAAGCCCTGGAAGACGCCCGTCTGCGCAAGGAAAACCAGGCGCTGCGCCGGCAGCTCGAACGGAGCGGAGAGCGCGAGCTGCTCGGCGAGAGTCCGGCGATTCGCAAGCTGCTGGCCGACATCGGCCGGGTGGCGCCGGCCCGGGCCTCGGTGCTGATCAC
The nucleotide sequence above comes from Desulfuromonas acetexigens. Encoded proteins:
- the dprA gene encoding DNA-processing protein DprA, with product MPTAVERAWLRLHLTRGLGRVGLNRLMTAFASPEAILAAAPRDWTRRAGIRPTVAEALPAADAPLLRQAEELLERDDIRLISFWDEADYPPLLRQLPDPPALLYRRGRLTDQPALAVVGARRASAAGRRLTDEICAELASRGIAIVSGLARGIDTAAHEGALRGSGQTVAVLGCGIDQVYPPENRRLFQRIAEEGALLSEYPPGTAPLAGHFPARNRIISGLAQGVLIVEAAEGSGSLITADFALEQGREVFAVPGPVYAETSGGVNRLLKEGAHLVTEPADILEVLWPGTPSRGQRQKEDSLLEKLSGTALTVYRNLDREPLHIDELARKTGLTPMELSAILLHLELQGGVEQLPGMRYLRGREA
- a CDS encoding LysM peptidoglycan-binding domain-containing protein — protein: MRLAKPTLLLALLLWPLFAFAQGEIQTYVIKKGDTLWGISQKFLKDPYYWPSLWSNNPDLTNPHLIYPGQEITIYDGRVQLVPVAETAAETTAPETRPEPAEATTITIQRAGRGFISEDEFNAAGTLVDTTDNRLLIASGETVFLDIKNLESVQPGDLYSLFDVGDPVTHPLTGRKVGYLVEDIGTVRIVAINEEVATGEIDKAYQEIERGARLRPYQPAQASIDLKRATSALTGTLIEAHDSKLAISQYDIVYLDLGSDDGLQVGNLLNITRPRDASALGLNTSGLKLPDVLLGAAVVIETHPRAASALVLKIAEPLYRGDRMSTVLE
- the ybgF gene encoding tol-pal system protein YbgF; translation: MFRHLGILLFSGLLLTGLTGCLTPRPAVDLSPIERDLAALRQAQQQLAERVDGQETKLANLEERLQAQEERTLASAPEEATKMVTSAGEMTSFPATITPSPADKEEPDSAAELYRQSFSHYAAGRFARGVDGFQNFLRHYPEHEYAGHAEYWLGECFYSQKRYEEAVAAFKRAVENHPKGSKAPDALLKMSEALKQLGNTQHADAALQALSSRYPDSRAAHSLNRN
- a CDS encoding peptidase U32 family protein — encoded protein: MSLPELLAPAGRPEKRSLPELLAPAGRPEKRSFPELLAPAGRPEKQSFPELLAPAGDPEKLRVAFDYGADAAYLGGEDFGLRAPAGKFDLEALARARELAKRLGKRLYLTLNAYLRQADLARLEDYLEALKPLDFDAYIVADPGVLALVRQLDPGREIHLSTQANTTNGAAARFWAAAGARRINLARELSLEEIAAIGCETEVELEVFVHGAMCVAYSGRCLLSAAMTGRSANQGACAHPCRWRYALVEETRPGEYFPIEEDDRGSYLLNSRDLCLIEHLPALIQAGVHSLKIEGRMKTVYYLAAVTRVYRAALDRYRDDPSNYRCDPLWLEELEKVSHRPYDTGFLFGGAEARVHTADSKYRRTYDFVGVVRECFADGRALVEGRNRFFPDETLELIGPGMRQGCFTVGELRSETGDVLAAGQPNGRILMALPVGAQVGDLLRRQGRGD
- a CDS encoding sensor histidine kinase, with the protein product MSTFLYSPAGRLTKSLILALLIVLLCLFSKGEDLLLDALPFALLAGYHLVTDRRFTIEQIQSAGLMTAHVGLYLLLCTLIIWATTGEEESVYWIVYFLPITVAASNLNLRLTLLTCTLATVLFFSQIPATLYLDPKQRHEELPEFLVFGITFFIVGLLVQSFTDSHRRQLAAEKDLNERLLANQAALKESLARLEAAEESLRRSERLAALGEMSAGIAHEIRNPLGIISSSAQLIDSRLAGTSDSVRQLLDIILEESSRINGLVTDFIAFGRPAEPVPSPTDLRALLRRVAAHGEGLARQQGTTLEVEEETTPLLAAVDGDLMQQVLLNLLLNALAAVGTNGHIRLRASRRGEQVCLEVEDDGCGIGPELHGKIFDPFFTTKDQGTGLGLANASRIVEAHGGKLGVRSAPGAGAVFTVCLPVLEE